The Sminthopsis crassicaudata isolate SCR6 chromosome 5, ASM4859323v1, whole genome shotgun sequence genome contains the following window.
catagaaaaggaagggagggggctggacatgggaaggaaagaaggatggatcCTTAGGACGCAGCACTGAGATAACTGGGAGGGAAGTCGGGGTAAAGGCAGAGGTGGAGGTAAGACACAGGGTGTAAGGTTCATTTGCGTCCCCCCTCCAGTAGGACCCGTGTAGACTGTGAGTGGCCAGCCGGGCTTTCTTTGTCCCCCAACATGTTTTCTCTGCCCACAGTTTCGCCGCCACGCCTGTGGCGAGTATCCTATGTCAACATCATCATGCCTTCGGTGTTCGGTATCATCTGCTTGCTGGGTATTGTGGGAAACTCCATGGTCATCTTCACTGTGGTGAAGAAGTCCAAATTCCACAGGTGCAACAACGTCCCCGACATCTTCATCATCAACCTTTCCGTGGTGGACCTGCTCTTTCTGTTGGGCATGCCCTTCATGATCCATCAGCTGATGGGCAACGGGGTCTGGCATTTTGGAGAAACCATGTGCACCCTCATCACTGCCATGGACGCCAACAGCCAGTTTACCAGCACCTATATCCTCACGGCGATGGCCATCGACCGCTACCTGGCCACGGTCCACCCCATCTCCTCGACCAAGTTCAGGAAGCCCTCTGTGGCCACCTTGGTGATCGGTCTCCTCTGGGCGCTGTCCTTCATCAGCATCACCCCGGTGTGGCTCTATGCCAGGCTCATCCCCTTCCCCGGAGACACCGTCGGCTGCGGCATCCGCCTGCCCAACCCAGAGACTGACCTGTACTGGTTCACCCTCTACCAGTTCTTCCTGGCCTTCGCCCTGCCCTTCATGGTCATCACGGTGGCCTATGCGCGGATTCTCCAGCGGATGACCTCTTCGGTGGCCCCGGCTTCCCAGCGCAGCATCCGGCTGCGGACCAAGAGGGTGACGCGCACGGCCATCGCCATCTGTCTGGTCTTCTTCGTCTGCTGGGCGCCCTACTACGTGCTGCAGCTGACCCAGCTCTCCATCAGCCGCCCCACCCTGGCCTTCATCTACCTCTACAACGCGGCCATCAGCCTGGGCTACGCCAACAGTTGCCTCAACCCCTTTGTCTACATCATCCTCTGTGAGACCTTCCGCAAACGCCTGGTGCTCTCGGTCAAACCGGCCACCGCGGGGCAGCTCCGGACGGTCAGCACTGCCCCCACCATGGAGGAGATGACCGAAACCAAAAGCGCCTGATGCTCCCTCTGTGCTCCATGGAGCACCGACCAGCTGATGGGGGGCTGGCTCAGGGGGAGGCTTGTGGGTAGGGGAGCTGGATAAAACCGGGCTCTGGGGAGACAGAGGTCTGACTCAGAAGGACAGAAAGCAATGGGATGACTAAGGAGAAATATTCAGTTTAAGCTCCTAGTCACATCTCCTTAAGATGCACATAGACTTGCCTTTGTCACCCACCATTTCCCCAAGGAGCAGCTCGAGAGCTTAAGAGCTGGAGGAGCAGGAGTCAGAGCAGGCTGGGGGAGCTCTGGGGAGGGGGCTGAGCCAATGACCCCAGAGATCTTCCTCATTTCTCCTTTGCATGAAAAACCAAACCAGTTTTTCTCCTGAGCCAGTAGGTGAAGAGAAACAGAGTGAGCCACCTTTGTCACTTTGTCAGCAAGCTCCTCTTCTTGGGAAACGCATGCTTTGGGGTGAGGGGACTATAAATCCACTGTGTCCCCTATGCCTGAAATAgatcctccttcctttccctattGGCCAGTTCAGATGCCTCTCGTCCCCTAATTCTGCCCCTTCCCTCCTCCAGGGATTTGACCTGGTCTCTGCTTTGTCCCTCTGGCCTTTTGTCTTGTATAATATCTATCCCTGTACCCGTCAAATTCCCTATTTGACTATAAGCACATCGAGGGCAGGGGTCATGTCACTGTTCGGCTCTGTATCTCTATCCCGGAGACCAGGCcataataggtgattaataaatgcacGTTGTATTGAATTGAGTTGGACAGCCAGTAACTGCTAAGAAGAACAGGGCAATGAACAAGGAGACCTTGAACACTGTCTCTTGGGGGACGTAGGATAGAAGAGGGATTGAGAaaggaattgaaaaaaagaaaattgaaaaatcctttgtaaatgctgtgtttcctcatctgtgtacGTCACATCCCCCAGTAGAGTGGAAGCTCCCTGTGGGCAGGAGCTGTTTATTTTTTGTCTGTGTATCCTCAGTGCCacacacagtgtctggcatgcagaaggcacttaataaatgcttgttggactTCATTTTTGgatctctctttcctcccctcccagtagtgccttgcacataataaatacttgggTTTTCTATTGTACAAAATTGaattagaaaagcaaaaactCCTAGGAAGagtgagggggagggaaaaaaaggcttttgtccattcttttgttctttgtacatatgtatttatagtgTATGTGTTATGTTTGCTCATCTGTTTATGCTTTAATTTCAACGTGCCCCCCGCCTCCAACTTCTTGAGGGCCGGGAATGAGTCAGTCTTGCTTTTGTAACACCCTTGCCTATCATAGTGACAGTTAGTTGCTAAATgattattggattggattgaagaagaaaagactccAGTTAAACAAGCTTCAGTACATGTGATTTCTGCAGCTTTCTAGGCCATCAATAGAATCTgtcaaagatttattaagcacctactatgcgccagacactatgctaggcactggtGATGGAAAGAAAGAATCCCTATTATGTGTTCAATGTATTCAGggcagacacacagagagagactaaTCCTCCATCTAAAGCAGTCTAAAGTCTCTCCCTGGTATAGAGCCCTCTTGGGAGGATGGGAAGGAGAGGGAGTCATCTGGTGAAGGCAGAGTTAAACCCTAGAGGCTGCACTccaggaaatgaaaattaagaaggaaggagggatatgGCTCTGAATCCACAAGGAGGACTCAGCCAGATAGACTGATTGCACCTATCAGTGAGGATGCACTGTAGCTGCCTCTGAGGGGCACAGCTCCAAGGACCACCCCCTGGACCATGGCCGTGACCTTGCCCCCTCCCCATCCAATCTCCCTTAACCTAGAGATCTGGCAGGACCAGGACCCAGAGACTATTACAGCCTGGACCACTGGGAGGCAGCCAGCATCTTCTATCCAGGGGCACTGCTCCTAAGATGAGGAGCAATGTTGGGAGCAATTCCTGGAAAACACCATTAGGGCAGGGGCCGCTATCTGCACTTGGGGCTATCACCTTTCCCAGCAGTTTCACCACCTTATCCTCAGCCTCCTGCTTAGCCCCCTTTGGGGATGGCTGCTATGGAGCAGCGTTGGGAGGGCATGGGAGAAATGCCTTCTCCTGCCAAGGGAGCCACTTGGCAACAGGCAAGGGATAAAGCAGTGGGTAAGGGAGCATTTCTTACCTTCTTTTAATAAGATAATGCaatcaaattttatatattttataagtatatcataataatagagaataatttattacctccttttaaaaaataatgtgataatattttctctattatgtGACTTATTCTATAAgcttctataataataataataaataacacacATTTTGAAAGGAGCTTAGATTTAGAATTAGGAGATCAGTAGTTTAACCTCCTTATCTTATAGATtcaagaagagggaagggagtaTTGTACAAGGGAAAGAGCATTGCATTGGAGTCTGaagccccaagttcaaatccgcTCTCTGTCATTTTCTACCTGCATGATCAGGGCAAATCATGGGCCCTCTTTGGggatcagtttccccatctgaaaaagaAGGTAATAGACTCCAGAACCTCTTTGATAGTTATAGCTCTAAACTAAAGATCCTCcaagtattattaataataataacaataatacacaCATTTAGCAGGCAGCAGAATTGTGTGGCCGGACCTGAATGGTCACaatatgtgtgaccttggacaagccattgaattcctttaagatctcattttcttcagctgCTGGGGATTAGATTAGACTTCAGGTCTGGTTCTGTAACCCTATAATTCtctgaggtttgcaaagtgcctCCTTTGATTCTCGCAGCCACCAGACAAGGTTGgtctattattatcattcccattttagagtTAAGAAGACTGAGGATTCAAAGTTGGGTGATTTGCCCATGGCCATGGGTATCAGAGGCAGACAaggtcagtgctattattatcacccctATTTTAGAGTTAAGGAGACTGAGGATTTAAAGTTCGATGACTTGCCCATAGgtatcagaggtagaatttgaatccagttctttctaACCCCTTTCCCATCCCTGCCTTCTCCAATACCATGCTGGCTCCAAGAGTCAGGATAGACAAAGAGGTTCTCAAATATCAGATCAGTGTGGCAGGCAGTCCATGTCGGCTTAGGCACTGGAGGGTGACCCAGATCAATTTGGCATGCTGAGCAGGGTTCAAGGAGCTAAACGGGCATGCATTTCTTAGCAGGTTGTGAACCTCCAAAAATGGGGGAGAACTGAAAAAGCTAAAGAAGAACATGGTATTCAAGCAGGCTGCCCTGGGGCTCCGCTCTGTTGTCTGTATCCTGCTCTGTGCCCCTCTGCCCCAGGGTCCAATCAGGTGCCAGTCACTGCTGCTAATCACTCAGCTGGTCCAAGTGAGCAAGGTACTTTAGTCATGGATAGTTAGAGTGTTTGGAACCTGGTAGTCACGGAAGAGTTATGACGCTCGCACCCAGTACCAATGTCTGGACACGTGGACAGACAGATGAACCTCTTCAGACAATTACTTTTTAGAACCACAGTTTTGGTCAATATCTGACCAGTCAAAGTCGACAAGATTTCTGGGAGAGATTAATGACACAATCGTAATATAGACCCAGAGTCATAACTAGCAGGAGGCAAACAGAACTTTGTCCAGGGAACCAACATTCAGGGGGCGCATTTCCTGCCCACAGTGACCACTGTCCCTATACCTCCTCACAAGGTTCTCTGGCATCATGGGACATAGCTATGTCTATTTGCAACATCCACAGTCCTGTGATTCTGGGGCCCCTCACGTAGGACCACTTTCTCTTTCGTTCCCCTTAGGGACCACAGCTGGGATTCTCGGATCAGATGGACTGTCCCTACTTGGCATGGCACTCCAAAAGGGGGATGGCTTTCTGTACCACTGATCATCCCTTTAACCCAATTCCCTCCCAAGTAACTGAGTTTTATCTGTGTATCATTTACACTAGTTAGGTCTGGTCTAATAAGTATAATGGGAACTgattaatcaaaaagcatttatcaagtgcctactgtgttccaggcttgTGCTAGGGATTGGGGATTaaaagataaacatttaatagtccttgccctcagggATCTTACAATCTAGTTATATGATAACATATAATAGCACAAAATACTGAAACCCTGTGAATAAGAGAGAGGAaggattatctccattttacagctgcaGAGCCTTAGGCACAGCAAGGTTTAGTGTCTGACTTGTCCTTGGTCACACATCTGGCGAGGGACAGAACCAGGAATCAAAACTAAGTCTTCTGGCTTCAAGCCCAGTCCTCTTAGTCAAGATGAGACATACATTTTGCACTTGGCCAATGAAGAAATCTGTTTCACTAGACTATATATATTGGTGCTGaggattttctgattcttttttcaactggaggaaggagaaaaagtaaatgcttggtttttttaaaaaattaaatttaaggggcagctaggtggcgcagtagatagagcaccagccctgaattcaggaggacccgagttcaaatctggtctcagacacttaacacttcctagctgtgtgaccctgggcaagtcacttaaccccagcctaaaacaaaaaaattaaatttaatttaaataactgTTTTAAATTGTCCACCGTGTACCTGGAATCATGGTGGAGACataaaagacaaaagggaaagtccctgccttcaaagagctgcCATTCTGTTGGGGAAGACAGTATGCACAGGTATAGACAGATTTAATCCAGTGTACACACCGGACACTTCAGTGTGTTATTTTCCTCTCTCACATCGTGGCTTCTCCATCATGGGCACCAACCTGGTGCTGGAAAGAGAGTTCTGGCAGGGGCCTTAGCTGGATGTGGCAGGCTCTGCTCCCATGTGGGTTTCCAGAAGTTCTTGGAGAAGGGACACAACCTTCTCAGAGTTCTGTGAACTGTTGAATGATGCAAAGACATCCAACAGAGCCCTTTTGCAACTACGCCAGCCCTTTCACTTATTGGCAGTGTGAGGGTGCTCAAATCAGTTtatttctctaggcctcagtttccatttctgagAAATGAGGGGGCTTGGACTAGATGAC
Protein-coding sequences here:
- the MCHR1 gene encoding melanin-concentrating hormone receptor 1, encoding MELSAALLPLASNDSNASEPGGGNLTSGFSPPRLWRVSYVNIIMPSVFGIICLLGIVGNSMVIFTVVKKSKFHRCNNVPDIFIINLSVVDLLFLLGMPFMIHQLMGNGVWHFGETMCTLITAMDANSQFTSTYILTAMAIDRYLATVHPISSTKFRKPSVATLVIGLLWALSFISITPVWLYARLIPFPGDTVGCGIRLPNPETDLYWFTLYQFFLAFALPFMVITVAYARILQRMTSSVAPASQRSIRLRTKRVTRTAIAICLVFFVCWAPYYVLQLTQLSISRPTLAFIYLYNAAISLGYANSCLNPFVYIILCETFRKRLVLSVKPATAGQLRTVSTAPTMEEMTETKSA